CGTGTTTTGACAACGGAGATTGGTCGGGGTACAGCTCGTAACGGGGTATACGTGTTCCAGTCTCAAGCTTTCGTGTCCGCTTCTAGAGTCGACCAGGTCGAGTTGTTGTACAAGCGACTGGGTCATCCATCTCCTATAATTTTATGTTCCCCTCCTTTTTATAAAACCCCCTTAGATATCAAACAATTAGAGTCGTGTGAGATCTGTTTTTATTCCAAGCAAACTTGCTCAAGTTTTCCTTCTAGTTCTAATAAATTtgtttccattttttatttaattcattgtgatttATGGGGTCCTTACTCTACCTGTCTATCTTCTGGGtcacattattttttgactaTTGTAGATGATTACTATCGAGTTATATGGGTATACCTCTTAAGTGATAAAAGTTAAGTCACAACTTGATTAAAACAATTCTTTACCTTGATCCAAACTCAGTAccataaaactataaaaattatcCGATCTGACAATGGTACCGAATTTCTTAATAACCCTCTTCGTCAGTTTTACCACGACATGGGCGTCCTTGTCCAAACATCATGCGTCGGAACCCCTAACAAAATAGGAGGGTCGAGTGCAAACACCGTCACATATTAAACATGGCACGCTCCTTAATGTTCCAGGCGTCTCTACCAGTCAAATTTTGGGGGGAATGTGTACGTACTGCAGTTTATCTCATCAATCCCACCCCTAGCCGTGTCCTCGGTGGCAAGTCTCCATTCGAAATGCTAAATAAAACCCCACAATATTTCCCAGTTACGTGTTTTTGGGTGCCTGTGTTTTGTCCAAAATATACAGCGTCCACCAAATAAATTCGCACCCCGCAGTCTCAAATGTATGTTCCTCGGTTATCCTTCCGGGACGAAAGGTTGGCAGGTATACGATTTAGAAACTCACCGTTTCTTTCATACGCGTGACATTGCGTTTGATGAGACGATTTTTCCTTTCGCACCTACGCCTACCAACCCACAGCCCACGAAATACACACCGACAGTCCACACATAGACAGTCCAACAAGTAGCAGACTTTCCCGTCGCTGTCTCCACCATGTCACCCAACCCAAACTTTCCCGTCGTTGTTTCCACCATGTCACCCAACCCAAGCGCTGTTTAAATTACTAAGCAGACCAACATTGCGCCACAGCAGCCCGAATTCATTACCTCCACAAAGCCTACAACCACCGTACCTCCCGTCGACCTGGGCGTGGTTCCACCACCTTCCCGGACTTCGAGTCGCGTTCGTCATCCACCTGGCTACCTTTCTGAATATGTGTGCCAATCTGCTACTCATGTACCTCCCGTTACTCGTCCTTCGACCACTCCTCGTTCAGGTACACGATTCCCTATCACTAGCTACATTCGTTATGAAAAATTGCACGACAGGTATCGTGGTTTCTTGGCAGACATCTCTGCTACAAACATCTCCCGATACTTTCGGGATGCTATTAAATTAGCAAATTGGAGGGAGGCTATACAATCAGAAATTTGAGCCATAGAAAACAATCAGACTTGGGTGTTGACTGATCTTCCAGCAGGTAGACGGGCTCTGGGGTGCCAATGGGTGTACAAGACAAAATTCCATGTTGATGGATCTAAAGAATGGTACAACGCACGACTGGTTGTTTTGGGAAATCATTAGGAATTTGGAACAGATTACACGGATACGTTTGCTCCAATTGCCCGAATGGGAACTGTACGAATTTTATTGTCCGTTGTCGTTGCCAAGAAATGGGAGATTCACCAACTTGATGTAAATAACGCCTTTTTACATGGGGATATTACTGAAGAGGTCTACATGCGACTTCCACCCAAATATTCTAATGCACACCCAGGCAAAGTATGTCTACTGAAAAATCTATCTATGGTCTCCGACAATCACCCAGAAATTGGTTCGAAAAACTAACAATCGCATTGAGGCGTTATGGTTTCAAACAAGCTCATAAGGATCACACGCTCTTCATTTTTCGACGCGGCGCCGACTTTCTGGCCATCTTAATTTACATCGACGACATTTTAGTCACAGGTAACAACCTCAATCTATGCGCttcattcaaaaaatatttgcacAATTGTTTTCAGCTGAAGGATTTGGGGCCTTTAAAATACTTTCTGGGAATTGAATGTGCCCGTTCATCGACTGTTTTAGTGTTGTGCCAATGCAAATATGCACTGGAAATTCTGCAGGAGGCCGGACTCACCGACTGTAAATCAGCCTCGACTCCTTTGCTCCCTGGTCACGGCTTGGCCACGTCGACCAGTGCAACGATTCGCGATCCCAGCAAATATCGAAGACTGGTTGGTCGTCTAATCTATCTGATGATTACGCGCCTGGACTTGGCTTATTTAGTTCATCTCCTATCCCAGTTTATGCACGAGCCCAGAGTTGACCATCTCAATGTTGCTATGCACGTGCTGCGTTACCTCAAGGGTCATCCGGGTCAGGGCATTCTTCTCAGAGCTGATAGTAACTTACAGATTATGGCTTATTGTGATTTGGATTAGGCTACATGTCCTCTCTCCAGAAAGTCTGTCAGCGGCTATTTGTTATGTTGGGGCGATCTCTCATATCTTGGCAGACCAAGAAACAGACTACCGTCTCTCGTTCTTCCGCCGAAGCTGAGTACCGGGCTATGGCTGACACTTGCTACGAAATTCGGTGGATTCAGCATATCCTCGGATGTATTGGAGTTGCGACTACCGCAGTTCCGAGGTTATATTGTGATAACCAATCTGCCCTATATATCGCAGCTAATCCACTATTTCATGAGCGGATGAAACATGTCGACATTGATTGCCATATCGTACGTGAATGTGTATGACGTCACGAGCTCTTGACCCACTACGTTCCCACGCAACTCCAGCGAGCTGATTTGTTTACTAAACCTTTAACTCAtcctaatttttcattttatttatccaAGCTGGGTATTCACGATGTTCATGCTCCAACTTGAGGAGGAGTGTTGACCCAGATTAGGTTTAGGTTTAGATTCTGTTTACTGGACTTCAGCCCACTGTAATTATATAACTATATGTATCTCGTTGTGCTAATGGAAAACCAAGCCATTGTATTTATCTTCCATATACAATTCTACACTTTGCCAATGCCTCTTAGTTGGGAAGCAAATTTTCAAACTCTTCAACTGAAGGTTACTTTGTCCAATCCTCGAATATTCTACTTCAGCAATTTTCTCATCGGGATCTGAATTTTAACTCATAAGAAATACTCAGGTATAGACATGCACGCATGTGTTAGCATTGCCGATTCATTTACCAGTAGTTGCATCCCAGTGGTGTTCTTTTTAGTAAACAACCGCTCAAGTATCTCCCAGACTTCTTTTGGTGACATCATGTACATGATGGATGAGCCCTTTTCCAATTGATGTTCTCAAAGCAAAAAGTGTTTTAATTTACCGCATTTGATCTTCTATTTTCTCCGTGATTCTAAATTTTCTGAAGTATTTACTGGAATCTTTGCTTCAGCACCAGCAATAAGATTCCATAAGTCTTGACCTTGAAGGTAAGCTTCCATACACATTCTGCAGTGCTTGTAGTTTGTCCCCATAAGCTTCTCGACACCAAACTGTGTTTGAACTATTTCCTCCATTTATTGACTCCATACTGCACAAACATTTTCTCTGGAACTTTCAATCTCCTCCAACAAGACTTAACAAACTtgataaacaagaagaaagaaagaacgtTCAAGCCAATAACCTGATACCATAAAACAAAAGCACAttcagagaaaaaaaaagaataagtgCACCAGTCGAACAgaaaatggaactttatattttCTCAAACTCAAGGCTCCTTGTTTTTACAACAAATACGCAGCAGATGTATATAATATGTCCCTAACTTAGACTCCAAAAGTGACTATTAATTAAGACACCTGTCAAGATAGACTTCCTGCGAAATAGGAACTAATTTATTTGACTAAGTAAACTAAACAACACAGAAGTAAAACAGTAAAACACTGAAGATGCACTAATTTTTAGCACTATTTGTCTTTGTTCATATTTCATTTACTGGATCTATCCTATGATCTTACAAACACATTGTGATTGTGTACTATTACTACACttgctctttctttgttgagtatAAGGCATAAACTCCGGTGGTTTTTTTGAGTCCTCGGCTATGAGAGTTCCGTTATCTGAATCCAAGGGCGTGCTTCTTCCTCCAAAGTTACTAAGgattcttcttttccttcttagTCCATTATTAGGGCTCAGACAAAATGTACGCtttatttctattgtttttttgGGTTGCATCCCTTATGCTAGACTATTAGATATTTTGGTACTATGACTTTTAGGTTCTAGGGAGCTTATTCCACGGCCACTTTTAATTGACAAGTTGAGTTAAAGCAAACTCAAACATTTAGTTGCTTATAAACTATTCTCCTAGtgttttatatcattttatgtTCTAAAATAGTTTTATAGGTTAGCCTTGGGATGGTAGTTGGTTCTGTTTGGAGTGAAAAATAATTAGGTATAATGTGGAAACTAGCAAAACAAACCTTGAAAGATCATGAGTGAGAAGTcaaacgagaaatataccaaaagacacaaagactTAATGTTAGGTCAATTCGACCTACATCCACAAAAGAGAttagcaatccactataaatatgagagtacaaaatatagaaaaaataacctCAActaattcactcagaatacatgggaggttgacacaagtgataacgtatcaatcTTGTGTCCCATAGATTTATACCCTAAACAAAACTCTCAAaacctttaagactacattatGAATGTTggttaagttagaaggaacaaaactatatttatagagtcctacacattttcctacaagaaaacaAACTAGCCAAcacaaaaccttttcctaaaggGAAACCCTATTTATGATAAGAAACTTAGGGTAAATAATGTTAAACAAATCTCCCTCATGGCTTGAATTTCCAACAAAATagatttgtccaccttcttcacaTAATTTTCAACAGTTTgtttctcctctccataatctccttcaTCAAATTTTTGTCTCACTACGAAGAACCTCTATGAaacaattttttcaacaaaaatctTCATTATTGTCAAAAGGTTGTGGCTAGAACTTTATCCATCAAGATAACAactttaaaactaaaacatcaCATTTTTAATCAAAGCAACCCAATGCTGCTTTGATATGTAAAACTGTAGAGCTCAAAAGGTTAAGAACTGAAGTCACTGCCTCCATACGTTGTTCCTCGGAGATTGGATTATTATTAgtacaaatcaatttttgaaaagccACTGTCAAGATAGAACCATCTTTTTCACTTCCATTATTGCCCCTTTCCTAGGCAAGGCGGCCATCGGGACTTATGATGATACCTAAGGGGAAAATATCAACTTTTGTGGCATCACCTCCAATGGCAATTGAAGTGACTATTGGTAAATCTATGGGTCCATAGATTAAAAATGCTCCCATTTCATCGATGCTTGACTCTTCAAGAAGTAACATGTTGTTCTCTTTTAGCATATAAGACTGCATATATATGTTAGAACAATTTAAGAAGTATTAGTGTAAGcactaaaaatattaagaattactccctccgtcccattttatgtggtaCCATTTGATCAATCCCCAAAAGAATGTCAAATTTCCTCATATAGTAAGTATTTAAACCTACAATTTCTCTTTAACCCTTTTTGATCCTGCTTAATTTTAAATAGTACTCTAATACAtttataaagagagaaaaatgcGTTCACTTTTGAAGGACAATTTGGTAAACAATTCTAAgtattcatttatttcttaaatttcgtgcTGGATCAAATGGtgtcatataaaatgagacgaaGGGAGTAGTATGATAATTGTCcctcaataataaaaaaaaatattattttttatcccaTCTAACAACGTATTATCAAATAATCTTAATATTTATAACATATTTAGCTACAGGTCATCAactaatattttatcataatatttaaCCTAAAAGATAGAAAACACGAGCAACTATTCATTCAGAAAATAGCAGCCTATAAATATGACAAATACCTGAATGATTGTAATATCGTTTCCGGGTAGAGTTCCGGTTAGTATTCGAACTAACTCAGTCACATTATTTCCTTCAGCAAAAACATCccactaaaaataaaaacaaaatcaaactgAAACAATTTACAAActcataattcaatcaacaaaAATTATTCATGAGATGAATATTGTAAgactataattaaataaaataaaactgcAAATAGCtgaacatacatataaaataacataggAGCCCAATATAAGTAGATAGGACAAATTCAGGAGTAGTTTAAAAGCTAtagatattgaaatttttgtgaATTTCACATGAAAAATCCTTACAAGAATTGAAAAAAGTTAATCTAATAGGGTACATTTATGTTTAGTTAAAAACAagttatatatgaataaataatgcaaaaaatatatctataaaaattttggttcattaaattaaaattgaatatacaaCGTAAAGATACATACCGTCAGACTTTtctatatcaaatatatttcactATAACATCTAACTTCCATTGGAACTAATATCAATATCATATGACATTAACATGTTATCTATAACATTATTTCGATTCaacaacacaaaaatatataaattatccaCGGCATAGAGAAGTTCGATACATACCTGATATCTAGTCTTGTCATCTTTGAggaaattaaaaatagttttgaaTGCAAAAGGAAACCATAGGGATGTAGCGGCAGTGGCAATGAAGCCTTTTGATTGGGtagtttcttcattttctctaaTAGAAAccctatatatattattcaactttgatgaagttgaaaaatctaatttttctgTCATGCTTAGGATTTCACAAAAACTCTTCACCATCCTTTGAGATATCTGTTTAACATTTTGCAGTCCTTCTGAAATATCATTAaccactaaaaattaaaaataaacaaaagaaaaataaatattgacttGCCAAAATAGGATGTGTGTGGTGTGATGGAACTCGTACATTTCAGAAAGTATTTGTCATATTCTTATcttattttgtaaattaaaatttaaaaacctAAAAATACAAAGAATGGAAAATAAAATCGAACCTTCTTTGAGACCATGCCTAGTAGGACATAATGCATCCACTGGAAAATTATACCTTTCACACATCCTTTGAAGTGTAACAATCCATC
The sequence above is a segment of the Solanum lycopersicum chromosome 10, SLM_r2.1 genome. Coding sequences within it:
- the LOC101253837 gene encoding homeobox-leucine zipper protein ROC8-like; this encodes MVKSFCEILSMTEKLDFSTSSKLNNIYRVSIRENEETTQSKGFIATAATSLWFPFAFKTIFNFLKDDKTRYQWDVFAEGNNVTELVRILTGTLPGNDITIIQSYMLKENNMLLLEESSIDEMGAFLIYGPIDLPIVTSIAIGGDATKVDIFPLGIIISPDGRLA